A segment of the Ipomoea triloba cultivar NCNSP0323 chromosome 1, ASM357664v1 genome:
AGCTGCTCTAGTGGCTCCACTAGCAACACCAGCTAAATAGCAACAACACGTGAAAGAGATAGATAAGAACGGTTATCACATAATGACGTGAAAGATGTAAATCCAAATCGCTAAAGATAATTGGAAACTTTACGTATCAGTATTGATGATGAAATCCAAAATATTGAGAAACCAAAgctataacatatacatgctaTAGATGACCAAGTCCATGGCCAAAAAGAAGGCTTCAACATTTGAAAGCAGTTTTTAGGACTTACTAAATGATCTTGATAAGCTCCCCAAACATAGAATGAACAAAAATGCTGATGGGAGTAAAGGAGAGAGTAGGTCCATCAACATTCCTGTGAAAAAGATGGCACACACAGATGGAGATTAGAGAGAGGAGGATAGGGTATTTAAATGGATATTCTAGGCCCAATATTAGAAAGAGATTTGTTAAAGAACCAAGATCATTCATGAAATCTGCAATCAACCGCCACATTTTGGCATTGCTATCCAAATTCGAACcctgaaaacaaaaaaactacAACTTTAGTACCTGCAACAGATCAGATAAGCAATTGATCAAGCAAAAGCACACAAACCTGGTAACACGTGAATAAAATGCCACCAACCATTCCTGATAGATCCCGCAAAAACCACTGTACCAAATCCAACATAGTATAACTGTTGCCATCACCACAACATTAGACAAATTTCAATCAAAGTGAAGGACTGTAAATTCTACCTGAAATGTAGCCCCAATGACAGTAGCTGATTTCTCTCCTACACCAATGGCACTTAAAAGGGCCTAAAAGTTTGCATAAATTAGCCTCTAACAGCACAATAAGAGGTAAAACAACACACTTCTATACTCAATCTTACCTGTGTAGACAGCATCATCCGCACATAAGTTGAAAGCCcctataaaaatttaaagttactAGTCAAAATTGAATTTCGTATAGCAATTGAGAAATCCAACAATGGGTATTCAGAAATTTGAACCTGCAACAAGTCCCACACTTGAAAGGGTACATAATCTGGAGTCACACTGTTTGGAAACCCCTAtttatgcaaagaaaaaaaaagtattacacacCATACTACAaccacaaaataaatttatgggAAATGAAGACTAGTCTTGTGCTTTTAACTTTCCATTACCAAAAAAATGTAATCTTTTCACTAGAAAAATGATAAAGAACATATgattttatcttcttcttctttttttttttttctttctcaattcAACATTTTAATTACACATAAAGATTTTGTAAATTTGACATTATAACTCATCCTACCATATGCATTAATAGTTTAGCAATCTGGGTCATAGACATATATACTCAAAATTTccattcattaaaaaaaaatctaatctttTTACTAAAACAACAcatctttttaatatttcatttatcaattaaaccaaaattaacaattttaattacacttcaaaaATTTGCAACTTCTACAGTGCTAACCCTCCCACCTTAAAACCTACAGTATGATTCATACAGCTCAATCCACTTTATTTATCTATAATGATACAAGCTAATTTACAGCACAAATGACAATTAAAGTAGTATGTATATTGAGACAGATAGAGAGCTTGCCTCGGGTATAAAAGCTTGGAGAATTTTGCCAGAGATATGAGTGAATGGGTTGCTTGATTTTTGTattgaaagagaagaagaagaagaggagacaGAGATGGTGGCAGTCTTGGTAAGCTTAGTTGAGGTTGTGCCGTTCCATTCTTCGACAATGATCGCCGATGTTGTCTTCGATATTGATGGgtttttctcatcttctttcGGTGTTTTCATGGCGGAGTCAAACTTGAATCCGTTACTTTCTTCTGTTTCAGTTCAGTTCCGTTCATCAAGACCCCAGTCTCACAAAGggtattgattttaatttttcagaaaattaggGTCAACATTAAAAAGATGGATCTTTAATGATTCAAAGTTTAggggtaaaaaatgaaaatatttcgcTAGAAGGAGGGCTTGAACCtccgaccttgtggttaacagccacacgctctaaccaactgagctattcCAGCTATTGGTGGTTTTTGCAAACAAAACTATTTAATAACAGTTTGGTTTCTCGGCGTCACGTCCTCCAGCCATCTACATCCTGTCCTCCGCCAGGCCACATCAGAACTCCGGCCAAAATTCTAGTTTTGACTCAAGGACTCACCATCTACTCTCCTTTGGGAAGTAGGTCTCACACCCCCCACTTCTTTTCCCTCTCTAAACCCTCAAGAAAGCATTTTTATCCATAGCCATCTTCCAACAAGAAAAACCCAAGCATTGTTTACCTTGGGTTCCTGCCTTTGCATTGGCCATATTTATCTTCAAGAATCGATTTTTTATCGAGAGGGTAAATATATTTAGTCTTACTTCTCCCTTTTAGAGAGGTTTAATACTTTAATCTGATAAAGTATttagtcatttccatttttgatcATAGGTCAAACGTTTTTTAAGTTTTGTTTgagatattttcatttttggtcctactgttattgagacattgtcaattttagctcacttcattaatttttatcacattgcggccagtcttatgtagtatttgccacttttagtccactgttaaaattttcgtcaaataaccatccaaaactggggtattttggtcttttcatgttttaatcatctccttgaccctttgtcgtggttttccttacacattttcatccaatgaagaggtccggcgaaagtcatgactttgtaatgtggctcacatggctttcgtcgaacctcttcattggatgaaaatatgtatagaaaaccactgcaaagggtcaaagagatgaccaaagcatgaaaaaacaaaaaattacccCTATTTTAGATgatcatttgacgaaaattttaacggtggactaaaagtggcaatgactaaataaaacTGGccataatgtggcaaaaattaatgaagtgaactaaaattagtaatgccccaataacagtaagaccaaaagtggaaatgaCTCGATTTCTTTCATTCCCTTTACATTTTACTCCTATATGCAATATTGAAAGTATTGAATGGGTATGGCTTTCAATCTATGGTTAGAAATCATTGTTTGTGGTACTTGCAAAGCTGGTTTGCCATACTGTCCTGAAttatggtgtgtttggaaactcgaaaaataatttctgaaaatcattATATGGATTTCCAGTGTTCGGAAGGAGTAAAATTTAAAGTCAATAGAAAATAGACATGTTGCATctacataattacatatatacttatattgTATGTGAAACTGGAAAAGTAATTTGCATTTCATTGAAGGAAGCTTCACACAGCGTAGCCCAGTAGCCCCATATGGGGTTTATGTAATTCATTAAGGTTAATGCATATATCATTTAGGATTTATTTGCAACTGTGTGTAGGATATAAGTCAGTAATGTTGAAAATTCAGTAAACCTAAAAATTTGCTGCACTGTAAATATGGTGATTTGTATGACCTTCTCTGAAGTTTAATATAACTACAGCAACTTTTAGTAGTGACAGGAATGAGTTCTTAGAAAGATGCTTTATCCTTTCAGGGACATCCGGATATCCAATAAAATTGGAACGATAAAGAAAAGATTAGCATGACCCTCTTAAGGATGACATGTACAAATCGAGAAGTCCAAATTTTTAGAGGCAATCCCAACCAAGTTAGTCGAACtggcttgataaccacaagattCTAAGTTTGGGCTGCCTATGGTCTTATTGATTTGAGGCAGTCAGCTATGAGTTCTTCATCATTGAAAAGCATACTTTTGGATCACATATTAGAAACCTTTTTAACAATATGATATTAACCACTTGGCAGAGTTGTGTTGCTATTTGGTGCTAATGTAAACCTGGTGAAAATACTTGGTGCTTATTAGTTATTGGCTAGATATATTATGTAGTCTGGCTCTTCTTTTTAGGAGAATTGAAAATCTTTCGCCTCCACCGAAAAGAGCATTTCCCTACTTGCAAATGTCTGTCTGGTTGTCAAGTGCACCTGACCATTTTGCTCTTGCTTTATACCTCTTATATCTGCACTATTATATTTCCTCTTACTTTTCAAATATCATCTTTTTGAACTTGTTTGCTTCATACTTTCATGGCTTTGTCAATGTTGTCCTTTATGTATTACTGCCAGATTTTGCTATTGTTCCTGCTAATTCACCCGCTTGAGGCGGTTCCAAGTATCATTCCGCTAAATGGCACTTGCTCAGAAAGATGTGGCGCCCTTTCTGTCAAGTTTCCTTTTGGTTCTAGTTATGGCTGTGGACATCCGGCCTTTGCTAGATACATCAAATGCAGCGATGGGGTGCTCCAGTTCTCCTCTGGCACCGGGATTTACACAATATCGTCAATTGACTATTCGAGTGGTGTTATGGTGGTCACAGACCCCTTCATGTCAACTTGTTCCTCAATGCAGAATTCCGGGAGCTTTACACTCGATCGTGGAAGTCCTTTCAGCATAATGCCAGAGAACATTTTCGCTTTGCTTGGATGCTCTACTACATCTGCAGTGTTTGATCCAAAGCAGGATTTATGCGATTCGGGCTCAGGTTTGAATGTGTGCAGAGGCCTGTATTCTTGCAAAGGGGTGACAGGGATTGGTTTGGAACCAAACGCGCCAATATCTACTTGTTGTGTGTATAATCCTCCGGTTCCATTAGGCTCGGGCAATGGTTTGGATCTCCCTAAGCTCCAATGCTCATCTTATTCAACAATATATGGATTCGGGGGAGATGAAGGCGATCCGATGAAATGGCAGTATGGGATTTCTTTGCAGTTCAACAACTCGTATTCTTCTGATGCATGCAAGAACTGTGAAGATAGTGGTGGCTTCTGCGGGTTTTCTGGTTCTGATGAGTCCTTCTCTTGCACTTGCCGGAATGGAGTTAACACCACAGTCAATTGTTTTGGCAGAGGTTTGTGTCATACATACCAgcacaagaaaacaaaaaaatttctcCCTTTCTAATTAGTGATGTTTTGGATCTGATGTGATCAGGATATGCTTGGAGTGGGACATGGAGAcacaaaattcaaacaaaagTGTACATTGGAGGTAAATGCTCCTTGACTTTTCAAACAAAAAGTTCACTGTGTTTGACAACATTTACTGGTATATCATGTGATTTTGTATTGCTGTTTTTCTCTCAAAGTATGAACCTCATTCTCACCCCGAGTACTGGCTTCTGGTGGACCAAAAGGGGTACtagaacaaagaaaaataatactaatacaaattttttaaaaagggtAAACTAGTGCACCATAATGCAAATTATAGGTAAATACTCAGACAGCTGTAATTGAATCATTTTTTCAACACTAGATCTAGTAACATCTatgaaaatcaatttattttttcaaaactgGACTAAAGTATTGtacttatttgaaaatatttacaTAAACTTTAAACGTGTAACGGGCTGTGCTTTCTATCATGTAATCCAATGAATTTGGTTATCATCAGTAATCAAAGTGCAGTGTTTATCTTATTTATAGTAGTAATGACCTGTTTgtctttttaatgatatatacgTCTTCAATGTCTTTTTGCTATTTCAGGGTTCTTGTTCTTATGGATGATGTTTTTCATTTAAAAGCTGCAGAGCTTGTGTCAGTGGAGGATGCTGCAAATGGTTGCAGTACATTATCTACTCTTTGTTGAAACTATTGATGTTATATGGTCCTGTTTCAAGAAATTAGCTTCAGATTTCTTGATTTTGAAGTGGGTATTTAAGTAGGCTTTAGTGTTCCACCACTTAAATTGTGCATGTTTTTCAAGAGGCAATGGAAGTactataattttagtattttcatGTACTCCTTAGATTTGATTTGTCCCATTTAACgttttggtaattaatttgattaaattttaactaaactTTTTATGCtgcaatataaaatatatatgaaaacaatatattgaaatttaaacGTAATTGAAGTATGTGTTCTATATGAACTAAAAGTCTAACTTTATACCAGATGAGAATTGAACTCATGACTGAGAACCGGACTAAATTGAAACATGCATTTCATCTCAATTAATAGCACAATACGTGGACTATAGTCTCTTTTTTTATCtctccatctcaattaaaaatctgagctgatagttggatatcacatttatatttatatatatattatatatatatgctcaacaaacaTTGCTCATCTGAATATTGCTTCATGAACTAAATCTTTTCACAAAAACTTTCTTCACCCCAAATGTaacgttaaaaaaaattatttattaatcaaatacaaatCATATAATGTTGAATTAgatgattaaaaaataataaaaaattactgcGTAAATCTTTATGGCATGATCCTTCTTATTTTAAGTATAAAACataactcaaattttttaaaactaaacttATCCAGCATCTAAGCAAgccttttcaaaattattcaaacTTTCGAAACCAAACAAGTTCATTCATGATTTTCTAACTTTTTTGTTTGCATAATAACTCCCTAAACATCAAAAGTATTGTAACACTCCAACTAGAAAGTAGCAGCAAAACTAAGAATTCTAGAGACCCTTTTCAAGCATTGCTCGAACCCTCATGGGGAGTCCATACAGCCTAATAAATCCTGCTGCATCGGCCTGGTTGTAAAGTTCCCCGCTCTCAAATGATGAGATATCTTGCCTGTACAAACTGTAGGGACTTTGACGACCTGTCACTGTAACCGACCCCTTGTAGAGTTTGAGTGTCACCGATCCAGTTGTCGTCTTTGTAATTTCCTTCATGAAAGCGTCATATGACTCACGAAGTGGATCAAACCACCTGCCTGCATATACAAGCTCAGCATAGTCGAGCGCAATGGAATCCTTCCTTTGCATTGCTTCACGGCCAATTGTTAGGGACTCCAACTCACGCACAGCTGTAAAGAGGATTGTACCCCCTGGAGTTTCATACACTCCTCGGCTTTTCATTCCAACAAGCCGGTTCTCAACCATATCTATACGGCCAATTCCATGTTTCCCACCAATTTCATTTAGATGAGAAAGAAGGGTTGCAGGGGATAGCTCCTTTCCATTGACTGAAACAGGAAGCCCAGCAACTATCCCAATGTTTACATACCTATATGGAAACAAATGATCAAGCATCAACAAATGACCAACCACagcaagaaaatgaaagaagcaAAAGAAACGAACTCGGGCTTATCAGGAGCATCTTCTGGGTCAACCGACATCATGTACATATCCTTCTTTGGCTCATTTGCAGGATCCTCCAGAATATCCCCCTTCAGTATCATTTTTAACAAGTAAATATGACATCTTCTTAGTAGCATAAATATAAAAACTGTGCAGGGTCTTTTGATGGTTGGTTCATCGGCACAATTGGGTATTTATTATTGGGTTCATGGCACAAAATATAGGATGTCATTATTCAGAATTCttctgaaaaataattaaaagataataGGTAGTTCTACAAATGAGAAATTATTTCTGACCTGTTCTTTTACCTTGCTACGCAATTTCTTCTTAAACggtaaaatattcaattagtAGAAATTTCTTATCTCATCTTTACATTTGatgaatttatgtatttaaCCGTGGGTGAGCACTACACAATCTCTTTTATGCCAAGAtcctaacaaaaaaaatgattaaaattaagTTGAAATCCAAAGCAGTCAACCCAAGACCCCGCTTGAAAATTTAAGGCGTTCACCAGATAAAATATCATATAGAAATCCCAGTCTGGAGGAGTGGAGGTTTTAGCTGCTTACTTAGGTGATAAGATGTCTTTTTAATGCGCACAAATCTTCAGTAAGATATGGACTTTAACAAAAGTAGGCAGATAAGTAAAAAGAGAATTGTACCTCATGACTAAGATGCCAAAGGTTCCTGTCTCTGCTATAGATGGACTTCTTTGTCACAGGTACAGGAACATTATGTTTCTTTGCATATTCAATAGCATCTTCTCTTCCCCTAATGTCCCACTCTCTCCAGGGAGCAACAACACTAAGTTCGGGATTCAGAGCAAAGAAGGTAAGCTCAAAGCGAACCTGTAAAATAATCAAGGCCATATTTCTAAAGATGGAATAAAAGAGAAGGTCCAATGCACTCTGCAAACCATAAAGGAACATGGAAAAAAGAATAGAAGAAGATCATAAAGCATGCCTGGTCATTTCCCTTCCCTGTGCATCCATGAGAAACAGCATCAGCTCCAACTTCTCTAGCAACATCAACCATTGCCTAACATTACCAAAAATGTGGTAGATCATAAGTAATATAGAGTAGAAGACAGCAAATACAGAGAAATATACAACTGTATTTATGAATGACCTTTTCATTAGATGAAACTGAAAACATTTCTTAAAGCTGATCATGAACAAAATGTGTGAAATTATTCAATGCCACATCCATTTGAAATGTAACAAATTATGTTGCTTTTAAAACTTAGAAAGATTTATCAAAAACCCACCGACCATCATCTTAATGTGCCATTCAAAAAATCTCAGTAATTAGTACTCCCTTATGTTGCTGCCAGTCATAAGGATTAACCTGTACTCACCAACAGCCAGGTTTAACCACAACCCCGCCCATGGACAAAATCCATATGCTGCAAAGAATGCATCTTGaataaacaacaaaagaaatgtttttcttttcttgaatcCATTTCTTTAGAAGTAAACatgaaattaattgtaatacaAAATGCTCTTTCTGCCTTTCATGAGggggagagggggggggggggggggggacttcATTAGTTTACAATAATCTTATGAGATATTTTTCTGAGTGAACTACAGTGCCCAAATCCTGAAGGCAGCCATCTACATCCAATTGATACATCCACGCTTCAAGATGTAAAgactaaataaaaaatcagtCATTAAGATCTGAGTGTGAAAATGGACCAAATGCTGCACAATGGGAATTGTGGGAAGTAAAAGTTAAATTTGGATAAACAATTGTGGGTTCATAGCATAGAACAGTAAAAATCAGCTAGTTTGTTTGAGTATGCATGTGCGAGAGAGAAAAACAGAGCAATAGCAAATAAGTCAATTATCCTGACGTCCTTGCACTTCACACCTTTGCAATGACAGGGCGTGCCATTGAGGTTCCAAGCAAGTACTTCCTCTCGTAGATAGCGCCAGCACGTAGGCATGGAAATATATAATCCTTCACAAATTCCTCCTTCAAATCCTTCACAACCAATTGACAAGCTCCACTAGCCTTGGCTTTCTCTTCCAAGCCTTCCAATTCCATATCCCCCTAAGAAGTTAAGAGTCAAACGAACCAACAAGTTCTAATATCAGCACCAACTTAACATACAAAATGACTGGCACAAAATTCTAAGCATGCATATATTTGAAATGCAACATACTTGGCCAACATCTGCAGTGAAACAAACAACCTCACAGCCATAATTTTCCCTGAAAGCAAGGAAAATTCTTATTATACAAAGAAGTAAAAATTAGAGTACCTTAGCAATGGCATAGGAAATGGTAAAGTtattcaattcatcaatgtgaGAACAAATATCAGCAGAATGCTACagtctctttttcttcttttttttttaaaagcatatCTTAAATGGAGGATTTTATTAACAGTGCATCTTGAATGAGCTGAAAATCCAGTCAGAAGTGTTCTTTGTATTATGCATACCTTAGCCAAGGAACAATAACAGAAGTGTCCAGACCACCACTATAAGCAAGAACTACTTTGTTCAATTTTTTACAAACTTGTTtttcagcagcagcagcagtagtTGTATGCTTATCAGTATCACTTGTCAAGACTGCCTGGATGGCTGCAACAATCATGAAAAAATTGATAGCTCTGTGGAATGATAAATACCAAATCCCAGCTAACCAAACAAAGAACTTGAAAGTAATACCAAAGGGGTTTAGATGAAAATTGCCTGCACTTATTTTATTTGAGTTTTAGCATAGAtgctattttattttacattataaaaatgCACAGGAAAAAGCAATCTGGCATACTTCTAAAAGTCGAGATCAAGAATGATTGAAAATCTGTATACACAAACACCCACAAGGATATCATATGGTTCATAATCAGTCTGATATACTTCACAGAGTGCAAGTTTTAGAAAACAAGAGTACCTATAGAAGCTAAAAACCAGATGCAAAAGGCTAACAGAACTCTATAAAGCCTATTAATCTGGTAACTAaacttttataaaaataacatgGAATTTTTAAatgatgcaaaaaaaaaaaaaaaaaaaaaaaagatacttaTGACTTACCATAATTACTACGAGGCAAAGCTAACTTCAAGTTTCTCTGGACAATAGAATGACCAAGAAAATCACTTGCTTTTGCTCCAATCTGGCATAACCCAGGCATGTAGAATAAGTAAAAGGAAATGTAAACTATTAGCTGTAGAGAGGCAGATCAAGTTAATAACCTCTAGCACTGAAGTCGACTTCCATGAATAACTTGGTTTTTCATCAAATCTATATGAACCTGaatgcaaaatttaaaaaaaaaaaaaaaaaaaaaaaaaaaggttctaCAGTAAATCATCCGCTAAAACCGACTACTGTGAAGCAAGAGATTGCATCATGCAAATTTAACCatataaataatcaatacaAAAAGACACTACCTTTGGTCACTGATCCTCGGAAAGTCGGATTAATGCGAGAACACGAAGAAATGGCCTGAAGCTGAGCCATCGCCGCACTAACTCACTGGCAGATTTAGGTCAGGGGACCTGTACTGCAGcaccaaaaaaacaaagaaaaaaaaaacaaaaaaacaaaaacaaaaaagtgatTAAGGCCAACTAAATCTATGCGTGCGAGTGTTTGACATAGTTATCAGCTATGTGGAACTGTGGGTGACTGGGTGAAtttaacaattaaaacaaaCAGTAAAGTCAACAATGGCGGTAATCGTTTCGACGTGCGTGTAAGCGGCCTGGAAAATGGCGGCTATGAAACTGAAGAAGCGGGAAACAATGGCGTGAGTGATGCATCTTCTGTGTTAGGAAGGAGCGGTTATAGATGGGTTTAGCTTTTAGGGTTTTGGGTTTTGGAGGGGGAGAGAGAGCTGTATGCTGTACCTGGAGGACCGATGAGGATTGCGGAGGCGCTCTGAGCATATGACTCTACGAGGGATTGAGGAGTGAGTAAAGTACTTCTATCtattcttatttttcatttctatttttatattttaattttgtttttctttttactacTGACTCAATGTTATAATACAGTACAATGAGTCAATACCGTTTTCATTGAGACTCAATCCCACAACAACCTTTCATATGGGAGAGTAATTTGGTGTCAAAGTTCTTGGCGAGGTATATACTTATAATAAAGCTTacattttttaagaataataaaacttACATTAAAAATAGATTATACGTGTCTTTCACATCaaatagtaaaatttaaaaagtacaaattaAGAATACATGTAATAAAACTCGTGCGTAGATAGATTTTAAAAGTAACATTGAATCAAATATTATTACAATGCAAAATTCTCGTACCACATTCATTCGGCTACCATTGCAATATATATTGCAATCATAAAAACATTGTAAAATAGATTGCAAATGGTAATTTAACCATATTATAGAGAGAAGAATATAAAAGATAAGTTAGGACTTACCTTTATTATTTTGTCATGCTTCCATTTTGCTCTTGTAATAACGAATGTCGTTAGTTTCTTCATGTTGTCATGTGAATAATGTATAAAACttattgaaaataattgtttctcatattatattgagtttttttttttttttttgaagaatgggtgttttttttttataatttatctttGAATTCTAAAAGTTTCTAATGGATAATTAATGTTGGCATTAATTTTGTACAACATGTTCTTTTATTTCTTCCCAGCAAACGTGGTTAAGAAAAACACTTTGTGATTTGGGTTACCACCTAAAaaaacatagaaacaactttattaaaatttttaattttgttcatactgaaaaaagaaaaaaaaaacaataaaatttatttatttattttacttcatACATGTTCATTTAATGAAACAAATTAACCAAACTCTTTTTATCAACTTATTACCAAATCCCTGCAGTTTACATTTGAGTTTCtggctagttttttttttttttttttttcaaatcgtTCAAACTCCAAATTCTATAATCATTCATGGTTATAGTTGGCAATGGTGCTCTATATTTTTATAGCTGGTCACTGTGGATTTGGTATACTTTTTTCATCCTAGTATCCACATCTTTACAAATTTGTTTCGATTCCCAATACATGCCTCAGCATATTGTTACATGTTTTAGGTGAAATTTGGGCATTAAAGTTAAAGTATTGTTTGTAAATATTAACTTTAATGCTCAAATTCATTTAAAACAGGTAATAATATGTTGTGACGTGTATTGAGAGTTGAAACAAATTTGTAAGGATCGGATGCGGATAATTGGGATGAAAAAAAGTATACGAAATTCACAGTGGTCATTTATAAAAACATAGAGCACCATTGTCAACTATAACCAATACTAAATATGGAGGATTATAGAACTTGGAGTTTGAGAGatttgagaaaaagaaaaaaaaaagcctaaaaCTCAAATATAAACTGCAGGGATTTGGTAATAAGTTGATAAAAAGAGTTTGAATAATTTGTTTCATTAACTGGACATGTgtgaagtaatatatatatatatatatatatatatatatatatatatatatatatatatatatatatatatatatatatNtatatatatatatatatatatatatatatatatatatatatatatataaatttcat
Coding sequences within it:
- the LOC116001054 gene encoding LEAF RUST 10 DISEASE-RESISTANCE LOCUS RECEPTOR-LIKE PROTEIN KINASE-like 2.7; this translates as MALSMLSFMYYCQILLLFLLIHPLEAVPSIIPLNGTCSERCGALSVKFPFGSSYGCGHPAFARYIKCSDGVLQFSSGTGIYTISSIDYSSGVMVVTDPFMSTCSSMQNSGSFTLDRGSPFSIMPENIFALLGCSTTSAVFDPKQDLCDSGSGLNVCRGLYSCKGVTGIGLEPNAPISTCCVYNPPVPLGSGNGLDLPKLQCSSYSTIYGFGGDEGDPMKWQYGISLQFNNSYSSDACKNCEDSGGFCGFSGSDESFSCTCRNGVNTTVNCFGRGYAWSGTWRHKIQTKVYIGGFLFLWMMFFI
- the LOC116026848 gene encoding argininosuccinate synthase, chloroplastic → MAQLQAISSCSRINPTFRGSVTKGSYRFDEKPSYSWKSTSVLEIGAKASDFLGHSIVQRNLKLALPRSNYAIQAVLTSDTDKHTTTAAAAEKQVCKKLNKVVLAYSGGLDTSVIVPWLRENYGCEVVCFTADVGQGDMELEGLEEKAKASGACQLVVKDLKEEFVKDYIFPCLRAGAIYERKYLLGTSMARPVIAKAMVDVAREVGADAVSHGCTGKGNDQVRFELTFFALNPELSVVAPWREWDIRGREDAIEYAKKHNVPVPVTKKSIYSRDRNLWHLSHEGDILEDPANEPKKDMYMMSVDPEDAPDKPEYVNIGIVAGLPVSVNGKELSPATLLSHLNEIGGKHGIGRIDMVENRLVGMKSRGVYETPGGTILFTAVRELESLTIGREAMQRKDSIALDYAELVYAGRWFDPLRESYDAFMKEITKTTTGSVTLKLYKGSVTVTGRQSPYSLYRQDISSFESGELYNQADAAGFIRLYGLPMRVRAMLEKGL